In Phaseolus vulgaris cultivar G19833 chromosome 3, P. vulgaris v2.0, whole genome shotgun sequence, the sequence tattaaagaaataataattatcaaattatacgtaattattgtatgtaatattgtacgatattgtgaAGAGAAGAGACAATTTAATATTAAGTCAGGAATGCCTATAACAGAAGTCGTTTATCTTTTATAGAGGTTAGTATATAGgtaatgaaaagaaagaaacttGAGATTTTTACTAATTTCGAAAATGCTTATTATCAAGTACTAAGTGTTGCATAACTGTTATCAGAGTTTTTGAACGTAAAATAGttttgaatttagttttttaaaatatttatttatttctccagtttcttttcaatttgaatttatatttggaatttttattatcttctttctctcttccctCTTACTCACTTGATCTCTTCTGTTCATATAATCTCCATAAAAAAGATTCATTCTTCAAgataagagaaagaagaagagcaTGCATCCCATGTTAGTTTATGTGAGTGAGTTTTTTTTCTTAGTTGTTTAATTGTTAATGtctctcatttttattttttttacactggTTTTCATTTTCGTACAGAGTTATCTTGACACCACTGTTGATGTGGACATCGAGGGGAGGATGAATGTGTTCTGAATATAACATTCTTGCGGAGAGATGAAAggagttaaaaaataaatattttctcaaattttgttatggagtttctcatcttatttttcttgttttttttttcattattatatttctcttgATGACGTAATTTCTTTAAGGTACGAAGTTAACTTGACATCTTTGTTGATGTGGGCATGGGAGGATGAATGCACATTCTTGTGGAGAAgataaaaggaattgaaaaataaatatttttttaagatttgtaACCGAGTTTCTTatcttattattcttttttttttcttttcattattatatttttcttttttagttttatgttagtAACAAGAAATCAAAATTAGTGATTCACCAGAATGTGACTTAATTACTTTAAAGTACATAGTTATTTTGACATTATTGTTGTCAACGACAGATGAATGCGTTTGAATACAACATTTTTGCGGGAAGGAGGAAatgaattagaaaataaatattttcttaaagttTGTTAAGGAGTTTctcatcttattttttttttcttttcattattatatttctcttcTTTAGTTTTATGCTAGtaacaacaaatcaaaattggttatgtttattgtgttataaatttaaatttgtttaatatatttttttacttcaacttaattattaaaattaacactgatggggctgttAGGGGATATCCTGATCTTGCTACTTgcggaggtatttttcgtgggagtatgggggaatttattggagctttttctgcgtttcttgaagttcagactgctctggttgctgagttttatggagttatacatgctatggaggaagctcaaaagatggggcttactaatgtctggctggaatgtgattctgctttggtttgtgctgcgtttactgctaggacaaatgttccttggatgcttcgtaatcgatggaatgcttgtcttaattactgtgggaaaattaggtttacagttactcatatttttcgtaaaggaaatgcgtgtgctgataagttggctaatttaggattttttcatagagaaccttttctttggtataataggcttctaccttgtctgttcttagaattctttatgaataggtatagtctaactatgtatcgtttttgttaacatatgggttttggtctagtcccccgtatttttgtattttttttcttttttcttttgtttaataatattttttttcatgtgatggtaaatgattgttgttacttgaggtgtcagcctagctgagatcttAGGTagcatagtgatacctaacatgaaagtttttatttaaaaaaaaaaaactaataaataatgAGAGAAAATGTTTCTATCTTATTTTTacttagtgatatttgatatttaaaagatatgaatacacgtaataatatataatataataatagtaaaaaaaaatgcgGATGCAAGTGACTGTGTTTCTGCTACTATAAATAAAGATGTgtgatttaagaaaaatataataactaatggAAAAGGTTAAAATAAAGAAGtaactaatatttttactaTTCTTTTCTCCCATCTTTCTTTCTTTACTAAACACTCTCTCTAACCTTTTATTTCTAACAATTGTACCTAAGACATCTTTTCTTTCCAGTAAACAAACAAAACTATACTATTGAACAATTAGTTACTTATTAataaatgcaaaaaaataaattaaaatgtgctaaaatatatattgttaGTTTTGTTATTAAGGAATATAACTAATagctgttttttttaattttttatctcgCTCTATATAATTTGTCTTAAAAAATTGAACCCttacttttttttctccttcTAAATGGATTCATTCACACGAACATTGAGTGTCAAATATCATACCTTCAGTTCATCCGTTCGGCTACTACCTTTGTCGTCACCAACGTGCCAGAGCTTAACTGCATTCAACAAAACAATGCAACTATGGTATATATAGTTGTtgaagaaagaataaaaaacttaacttaacttatctaacttttttttttaataattactcCTTTTCTTTACCTGCAAAAGTAttttggagttttttttttcgttctttaataaaaaatgattttttttctacttttcaTTTTGATGTAAAGaagtttccaatttttttttctttaataaattatgattttggTTTTCATTTTGATGTAAAGAAGTTCccaactttttttatttctttaataaatgATGATTTTGGGGATCAGCAAAACTTGGACGAGATTAGAGGGTGTAGTTTGGGCAAAGAATagttatttcaatttttataataaattttattacagaaattaattatttaagaatTCTTAGTCATATAGAAAtcaattaacattattaaactTGAATTTTCGAGTTAAAATTTGAGAaaagtattaaggaaataattatcaaattatacgtaATTATTATATGCGATATGCATAATGTAAATATACACACAACacaaaagaataatttttttttttccatctcCTTACCTATAATTTTCTTAGAAGtgataattaaaatcaatataagaaAACGTAGTTATTTAGttttaaacaagaaaaaaatttcattcaCTTTATGTTTCTCAAACCCTTGCatgtttttctctttaattAGCAAGATGATGATTTAAAGAGAAATTTAGAAGACAACTTACCTTACTTCActtggtttttttttatataaaagcttGTTACTTCACTTTGATTTCTTAACTAGGTTATGtttttaaagatgaaaaattacctttataaaattttgaaaggacaaataaaaagattttttttaatctttagaTTTTGAATGACAACTCATTTTGAATAATCACATTCTAATTTCAATAATGTCTTAACCAACCCAAACTCAAACCAATTCATACTTACTAAAATGGTATTCTAACTATTTAACCTTTACATTAACAATATCATTCTATAACTCGTATATTATTacatatacaaaataataaatcaatagtataaataaataaacataaaaacttAAATCCTAAGTATTTGCAATAGTTGAGTTCAAtgaaatgtaaatatataacGTAATTAATGCTAGAAATAACACATGCATAAtacatttttctttgttttgaacAACTGCACTGCAAGAAAACTTTTCAAAGTGATTATATGTTACTATTAATcttattttaagtattttttgtataaggattatatatcctttaaatatttttattaactttattttttgttgtgaataaaaaaaatgtaattattaaccaattttttaatacaagaaaagtaatatttttatttatttcactcTCATTTCTTTGATTTAtgacattttatatttttttacacaacAATATTagctttctttaatttttcttaaaaaatattatttcaataaacAGTTTTTTTTGTCATGACTTTGTACCGTTAAGAATCATATTCTCTAAATATAATAGttagaagataaaaataaaaaagaaagtagGAGAATAATTGTAATAATTAGTTATCGTAGATGATAATTTTCatctgaaaaaataaaatacaaaaaacacttaaaatagtaaaaaatatattttcttcttctctttctttccCAAACTAAACCTATCTTAAAAGACTTTGTCAATTGTCAAATTTATTTAGTTGATTCTTATCTAAGACTAGTTTGACATCAGCCAATTGTTTCAAGGACTCAAGAAATCGATGGTTATGCAGCTGACCGGAAGAATTTCAACTGCAGACTACAAGTGAAAAGGAAAGACTAAACAAAGGTTATAGTAAGTCTTGAAAAACAGAGAAGAACTCTCAAACAACAGAAAGCCAAGAGACATGTCAGAATCTAACGAGACCAATTCTCATGCAGACCGAATATTACAACTTCTGAGATTATTTAGCACATAAATACTAACAAGAGGAAATTCGGTGAATCTATGGTTGTGCTTCCAAAATATTTATCCAGAGACATGCCACTTGCAAACGGTGCTTATCGATGCGTGTTTAAATTACTATATCCCTGGTCATGTTCAAGAACTTGAATATCTAACTCTTACGAGCAGGAAACCAACAATCCATTAGAAATAAACAGTCACTATATTGAAACGTCAATTACGTTCAACACACAAAAGTTCTAATCTTAGGTGATTGTACTCGTTAATGCTAAAAACATCACCAAATTAAGGTGTTACTCTCTGCTTATTTGGAAATTGCATGTCTTCCCCATTTTTCCCTATGTGTTTGTACTCATCTTGAGTCATCACTCCACAATTGGTTCTCTGTTTCCCAAACATGTTGGAACTACTTTACATATGGGCATGTTTTCATTCTTACTGATAAGCTTCAAGGATGGATGAACCTCAATGTCACGCATGAATATTCTATCTTCAATGTCTAGATTGCTCACATCCACAACAACGTTTGAAGGAATGTGCTCAGATGGGCCAAGATATTTTAGACTAGGTCTGATCTTGTTCAAAATTCCTCCTGTAATAGCATGAAAGTGTCAACCATGTTAGCATTATGACAATAGAACCACAAAAATTCGTACTGATATTAAATTGGACAAAATTGGCAACTGCCCCTTGCCACCATCCAAAAATAATGACATACAGAGCACTTGGCATGAATTATGAATGTTGATGGCACAAGTAAGACAGCGGCATATTTTAACAAAACATGGAATGTAAGTCAATTGACCAAATATAACAGCAGTCTTCCCAGGGCATAACGAGCAAAAGTCATCGACTATTGAAAGCTGGAAAGGCTGAACACTGATCTTCAATATATActgtaaaaaataatacttcACAAAAAGATGTAATCTAATCAATAACAAGTTAGTATAGTCACCTATTCTTCCTCCAGTTTTTCCCTTGTTTtctaaattgaaatattttttcttgaaatattGACCATTCAAAGAATAAACAGTAAATGCAGGTGAAACAGTGTAATAGCAGACACACAGCCTCTGGGCTTTTACTTTTCTCAGTCCACCACAGGCAAAACAGAAGAGGAtgagaataaaagaaaaaaatactaaaacatACACACACTTCTTAGGACGGCTGATTACTGTATTTTAATCACAAATGTAGGGAATTATGAATGATCTTCAACTACAATTTTCTTGAAGAAAGAAATGCCCACaaacaacaaaaacaataagaaataatatatatattcccTGCAGCTGCCAGAGACTACACGCACTGAGTCTAGCAACAGGATAGTCCTAGACAAACATTTcatacaatataaaaaattataacaaaccATCCCCAACAATGGTTATAGATGTTAGAATTATTAAGCAATGTCAAACCAGTTATGTCCATGTTGCCCCTGTTTTTACTTGGAAGCAAGCAAACACAAAGTCCTTTGAAATGCTTGACTTGGGAGGTTAATTCCTAGAGACAAGCATTTGGAATTTCTTGACAGGGACTGGATCCAAAAGGATTCCTGGTTTTCTATTTGCTTTTAAggcaaagttaaaaaaaaaaaagagggtACATACTTTTGAAGCTATAGAAAAATCTATCATTTAGCTTATTGCAAAATAACTTTCGAATTAGCAAATTATTTGAGAATTTCATAAGCACCAAACTTCTATagttctaaaaaaaattgaatagtAAACATCAGTATAAATTTGGTTTATGGGAAAGGTGAATATGCATATGGTAAGAGAAGAAACAAGGATTGTGAAGAGAAGAGACAATTTAATATTAAGTCAGGAATGCCTATAACAGAAGTCGTTTATCTTTTATAGAGGTTAGTATatagataaagaaaagaaagaaacttGAGATTTTTACTAATTTCGAAAATGCTTATTATTAAGTACCAAGAGAAGTGTTGCATAACTGTTAGTGTACAAACTTTAGGATGCGCCTAAAACTTTCCAATTGAGATAGGGTTACATCAAGGTTTAGCCTAAGTTCTTAATTGTTTAATCTAGTCTTAAGTGTGTTTATCATGGACATACAAAAGATTATCCCTGCGTTTTGTCCAGATGATATAATCATCTAGGAATCAATTAACATTATTAAGCTTGAATTTTGGAGACAAACTTTGAAATACAAGGTTTTCAATTAAGTAAGAATTAAACAAAGTATATAATTTGCAATTTCTAGTAAGGGATGAGGAATATGACTAAACATgtgaaaaaattatgaaaaaattgagAACGATACACACAGGAAACAGGTGGAATGACTAAAATGAAGACATCAAGGGTTATTTGTAATCATAAAGTACTTAACAAACTCAACAGTACGTCTTATCATATAACTAACCATTCAAGTGTGCCACATTGTAGCAATTGATAGGTTTTAAAGGACGATGTGAGAGCAAGGTGAGAGTAACAAAAGTGAGAATATTAAGATGGATCTGTGACCAGAATACAATATGATTTATACAAAAACAGGTTGGTGTTGCACGAAGTGAGGAAACTATGACAAAAAAATCAGTTAAAGTGGTTTGGACATTTACAAAAAAAGGCCAAAAGCGGCAACAATCATTAGAGTAGTAGATTAAACGATTTTAGGCAGATAAAAAGGAGGAGAGGGAGACAAAACAGACATTGGAGAAAGATGTCCAGGGAGGGTTAAGCTAAATAATATTCCAGAAGGTTTGGATTTTAATCGTGataaatttgttgttgtatCAATATCAATTCACATTCACATTCACACTCAGTTTAATGTTTGGCAATATTTTCTAccttatttctattttttattcagGAAAGGcaaaatagtttaatttaaaTACAGAGACAGTGAAAAGGATACGCTATCATCCAATCATCCGTCACCACGAATACTAAGATTGGGGTTTTTGCAATAACTACTTTAAAAGTCACACATAAAATAACTTCTAATCAGTTCATATTGTAAAAAGTTTTGTAATGAGatgaaaattaaactaaaaaataaacagttCAGTGAAACCACAGTCTTCTGGAAAGAAATCTCCAAATAAGGCATAAAAAAGGATTATTAGTATTGAGTACTGATTATTTCACCTTAGAGAGCTCCAAATAAGGGCCATTTCTTTATGCATTGCATATTTCATCACTCATGAACCAAAAAGCCATCTAATGAATGCCTAAAGTACAAGTTCTAgagcaataaaataaaaaagtgttacCTTTCTGAATACCAGGACAAACATCTTCCCCTTTGAAAATAACAGGCACATCCACCTTCAACTTCATTCCGTCCTCAGCCCAAACAAACACCAAATTCAGAATCTGCCCACTCTCTTTGTCCCTATGAATCTACATAACCAAAAACCGCAACTCAAAACTCAAACCCAaccaaatataaatattataagagAAAATCAGAAAGAAGAAAACCTTGATAGGCAACACGGTTCCGGATTCGACCAAATGAGAGGACCCGGATCCGGCACGGATCTGGAGCGGGAAGCGCGTGGAGCAGAAGGAAGGAGCGTCGACGGAGTCGAGAATGGCCTTAATCTGCTTCTTCTCGACGGTAAGCAAGTGCTTCTTCGATTCCGATCGACCGTCTGGGTTTTTCTCTAGAAGACTCTGGAAGAAAAGGACGGCGGGTATTCGACCTTGCATTCGGTCTCTCGCTGAGACTTTGCTGCCAGTGCACTCCCTTGGGATGGCTTGAATCGTATGGTAATGGTTGCGCCGGAAAACAGACGAGGAACAACGGCTCGCAGCCACCGTTTGGAGGTGGCCGGCGGCGGAGCGCCACCATTGCGCCATGATTGATTTGTGTGTCCCTCCCTCTCTGCGACTCGTAATGGGGTTTAGTTTACAGGGttttgggtttatttgggccttttTACGATAAATGGggatttttttaaagtaaacctttttaaaaaaaattatataaataaatttattaccaCTTTAATTtggatttattatttatattgagaATTAATAGGGATGAATCCTTAGTGTGAAACAACCTCATtctcttttttcaatttttttaaataaaaaaaatggggGAAGGAAATTTTGGTGGGACTGTATACCATAAAAATTTTACTTCCTTCTAAACTGAATTCTCATTGTATAAGTGGTATAGTTTGAAAATTAAAGTAGTGAtaagtttatttatataattttttaaatttgtatattttgagAGATAAAATTCTAAATGGGGAGGTATATTTTATtgatctaaatatttttttttaaatcaattatttatcatatttatttttcaatatggGTAAAAGAATTATGATTGACActaattttggtttcttaatTGTGAAAATGCGTGCATTAATATAGTAAATGAAAGTGAAACATACTTATGCTTTAAAATCTTTTGGATGAAGCTCCAAGTGAAacgtataataaaaaatactaaaaaattattcgtCATGAAAACTTTCAGCCATTTTAAACCTGACATATAGTAACACACATTTGACGTTGCAGATATGACAAAGTGAAATTGTGTTTGGTAACgtaacaaattcaaaataaattagtaaCGTGAATGAACACTGATGCGCGAGCTTTAAATTAgggtaaaaaaatatattacactgGTTATTTGTAACaacctatattttttttactcagaACATATTACATCTGTTAAACCatctaaccggtgtaatatatgacTCATATTCATTatcttttagaattttttttttcatgaaaagtGGGTGGCCATAAACGTCACATAAGTAACAACTACTTACAGACACACGAGTAACCAGTTTTGCGTGTGCTGGTACATGTGGAGAAACTTGTGGCTGGGTAACCAGTTCTGCTACGGTGGGTATCCATTTCTACCATGGGTGTAATATATGACCCATATTACATCAGTTAAATCATCCAACTGGTGTAATATATGacccatattaaaaaaaatgatttttttt encodes:
- the LOC137808322 gene encoding uncharacterized protein is translated as MAQWWRSAAGHLQTVAASRCSSSVFRRNHYHTIQAIPRECTGSKVSARDRMQGRIPAVLFFQSLLEKNPDGRSESKKHLLTVEKKQIKAILDSVDAPSFCSTRFPLQIRAGSGSSHLVESGTVLPIKIHRDKESGQILNLVFVWAEDGMKLKVDVPVIFKGEDVCPGIQKGGILNKIRPSLKYLGPSEHIPSNVVVDVSNLDIEDRIFMRDIEVHPSLKLISKNENMPICKVVPTCLGNREPIVE